AGACAGGCTTTTTCTCAGGGACAGTTTTCAGCGTGTGTAACAAATGATGATTCGGCAAAGCTACAGCTTAACAGCAAATAAGGAGCCGTGTTTCCAGATGTCGTGGAAATTCACAATGGTCGCATCCATGGGGTTACTCTTTCTTTACAACGTAGGCCAGGAAATAGAATCATATGGAAGCTGTTTAGCGTTTTCAATAAATCGATGCATGATGCCCTTGCTGCGTGTTCTCACCAGCAAGAATCTGTTGGTGAAAGTACAGTTGTCGGTGAAAACACCAACAACGGCAGGTGTTGACACTAAAACCGAAAACGCTAAACAGCTTCATACTACCATTTGAAGGGCTATATCATAAGTGAGCGTCTGCCCAACGGCTCGAAGCGAAACTGTTTCCAGTTTTTCCTTGAGGCGCCTTGTAAGTGATGTGGTGCCGAACGCAGAGAGGCAGCCCGTAGCGGAGCGAGGGCAACTTCACTTACACAGCGCTGAGAGGGAAAACGAGGCCTCTCGGCCCGAGAGCACCAATGCCAGCTATAGAACTTAAGAGTTGTAGGGCCCGCAGGGATATGCTGAAGAAAGAAGAGAAGGCAGAATAATTGCAGACTTCACGCTACTTAAGGCAATATACCTTAAATTTGGCGTTTCGATAACCCAGGCAAAACTTTAAAACCAGGCGGCAGGGCGGGGCGGCCATATATAATTCCTTTGCACGGGCACAGCAGCCTACATCCCGCTCATCATACAACCGTCTTCAGTATCAGCATTCTATATGGAACAAAACCTTGACCACCTTTTAAAAATCGCCACCGAGCTTTCCATCACCATCAAGCAGGTAGAGGCCACGGCCGCCCTGCTCGACGAGGGAGCGACGGTGCCTTTCCTTTCCCGTTACCGCAAAGAGGCCACCGGCTCGCTCGACGAAGTGCAGATTGCCGCCATCCGCGACAGGATGGAGCAGCTGCGCGAACTCGACAAGCGCCGCGAGAGCATCCTCAAATCCATCCGCGACCAGGAGAAGCTGACGCCGGAGCTGGAGGCGCAGATCATGGCTGCCGAAAACATGGCCCGGCTGGAGGACATCTACCTGCCTTACAAGCCAAAGCGCCGCACCCGTGCCACCATCGCCCGCGAAAAAGGACTGGAGCCGCTGGCGCAGCGCTTGTTTGAGCAGGAGAACTTCGATGTAAAAACCGAGGCCGCCAATTATATATCCGAGGAGAAAGAGGTAAAGGACGCCGAGGAGGCCTTGGCCGGAGCACGCGACATCATGGCCGAGTGGATGAACGAGAATGCCGAGGCGAGAGCTGCCATGCGCCAGCTTTTCGAAAAGAAGGGCGTGTTCAAGAGCCGCGTGATGATGGGCAAGGAGGAAGAAGGCCAGAAGTTCAAGGATTACTTTGAGTGGGAGGAGCCAATTGAGAAAGCGCCGTCGCACCGGATACTGGCCATGCGCCGCGGCGAAACAGAAATGGTGCTGATGCTGAGCGCGCAGCCCGAAGAGGAAGCGGCCCTGGCGAAGCTGGAGGATATGTTCGTGAAAGGCCACAACGCCGCCTCCGAGCAGGTGCGTATGGCGGCGAAGGAATGCTACAAGCGCCTGCTGAAGCTGAGCATGGAAACAGAAGTGCGCCTGAGTTCCAAAAAGCGGGCCGACGAGGAAGCCATCCGCGTGTTTGCCGACAACCTGCGCCAGTTGCTGCTCTCTTCGCCGCTCGGACAGAAAACGGTGCTGGCCTTAGACCCCGGCTTCCGGACCGGCTGCAAACTGGTGGTGCTGGACAAGCAGGGCAAGCTGCTGCACAACGACACCATCTACCCGCACACCGGCCAGGGCAAAGCGCTGGATGCCGCGCAGAACGTGAAGTACCTGGTAGACAGATATGAAGTGGAAGCCCTGGCCATCGGCAACGGAACGGCCAGCCGCGAGACAGAGGCGTTTGTAAAAGGCCTGAATCTGCCGAAATCCGTGCAGGTGGTGATGGTGAATGAAAGCGGCGCTTCCATCTACTCTGCCTCTGACGTTGCCCGCGAAGAGTTCCCGGACCAGGACGTGACCGTGCGCGGCGCGGTGTCCATCGGCCGCCGCCTGATGGACCCGCTGGCCGAACTGGTGAAAATCGACCCGAAATCCATTGGCGTGGGCCAGTACCAGCACGACGTGGACCAATCGGCGCTGAAGCACTCGCTGGATGACGTGGTGATGAGCTGCGTGAACGCCGTGGGCGTGGAAGTGAACACCGCCAGCAAGCAACTGCTGACCTACGTTTCCGGCCTCGGACCGGCGCTGGCGCAGAACATCGTGGAGTACCGCAACCAGAACGGCCCTTTCAAAACCCGTACGGAACTGAAAAAAGTAGCCCGTTTAGGCGACAAAGCCTTTGAGCAGGCGGCAGGCTTCCTCCGCATCCGCGATGCGAAGAATCCGCTCGATGCCTCTGCCGTACACCCGGAAAGCTACCCGATTGTGGAGCAGATGGCCAAAGACCTGGGCGTCACGGTGCAGGACCTGATCAAGATCGATGAGCTGCGCAAGAAAATCAACCTGAAAAATTACGTAACCGATAAAGTGGGGCTGCCCACGCTGCAGGACATCGTGAGCGAGCTGTCAAAACCCGGCCGCGACCCGCGCGAGACCTACGAGGCCTTCAGTTTCACGGAAGGCGTGAACGAGGTGAAAGACCTGCGGGCGGGCATGAAGCTGCCGGGCATCGTGACCAACATCACCGCCTTCGGCGCCTTCGTGGACATTGGCGTACACCAGGACGGCCTGGTTCACGTGAGCCACCTCTCCGACCGCTTCGTGAGCAACCCGCATGACGTGGTGAAAGTAGGGCAGAAAGTGGAGGTGACGGTGATGGAAGTGGACGAGGCCCGCAAGCGCATCTCCCTCAGCATGAAAAGCGACCCAACGGCCACCCGGCCTGCCGGTGGCGGCGGTGCCAACAAAAAAAGCGGTGCCAAAAAAGAGGAGGAGCCGCTGGATGATTTCCAGGCCAAGCTTGCCAAACTGAAGGGCATGTTCAAGTAAACGAGAAGTCCCTATATGAAGAAGGCCCTGCATGGTTGACGTGCAGGGCCTTCTTCATATATAATACTATTGGCATTTGGGTTTTATGCATACGCATACTCGCTGTGCAACTATACTCCAACCACCCCTGCCCCTCCTTGTCAAAGGAGGGGAGTCTGCTGCTACTTCCTATAACTTTAAAGACTATAGTTGAATATATAGCTATCGAAATCAACCCATCATATATACCCATATATAAGCAGGCGTTTGCCATGATGAATGAAGAAGCAGTAGTAAGAAAAGCTCCCCTCCTTGGACAAGGAGGGGCAGGGGTGGTTGGATAGATATGCTAAACTCATTTGATATTAGTATAAGTCTCTGTTACGCAGGCTAGGCGGTTTATATATGAACCCGCGTAATAACACGATGACTGATAAACCGTCCCTGCGATGAGAAGGCGTAATATAAGCATGTGAAGGAACTGCCGTACGCACTCTTTCCGCATCAGGCATCCATCCTTCAAAAGTTTAACCGCATTGCGTTTTCGCGCAGCCATTGCAGTTAGAGCGCCGTATGAGTTTAGATACTTCTAACCTGAAAATGAAACGCTTCTATATGCGATTGCAAAAATTAAGCTGCCTGCTGTTTATAGCGCTGTTGCTCGGCTGTTCCGGGACGGCCGATGCACAATATGAACTGAAAGATGCCTATCCCGGCGTGGAGATCAACGACCCGGTGGAGGCCGTTTCGGTGAACGCCGGGCAGGGCCGCCTGTATGTGGTGGATCAGGAGGGAAAGATCTTCTGGCTCCCGGAGGATAACGCAGCCAATGCAAAGCCCATGCTGTTTCTCGACATCTCTGACCGGGTGGCGGCAGGCGGCGAGATGGGCCTGCTGGGCCTCGCCTTTCACCCCGACTTCCAGAAGAACGGCTATTTCTATGTCAACTACACCACCGACGACCCACTGCAGACCCGAATCTCCCGGTTCAAAGCTCCGACAGATGGCAAGGGGCAGGCGGACCCTAAGAGCGAAACGATCCTGCTCACCTACGACCAGCCTTACCGCAACCACAATGGGGGCAAGGTGGTTTTTGGCCCTGATGGCTATTTATATATCGCCGTGGGCGACGGCGGCAGTGGCGGCGACCCGCAGAACAACGGCCAGGACCGGACAACGCTGCTGGGCAAAATCCTCCGCATCGACTTGAACACCGCATCCGGCAACCGCAAATACGGCATCCCGCCCGACAACCCTTACGCCAGCAACACCAAAGGCTTCCGCGAGGAGATATACGCCTACGGCCTCCGCAACCCCTGGAGAATCTCGTTTGACGAGGAGACGGGCCGCCTGTGGGCCGCCGATGTGGGGCAGAACAAGATTGAGGAGGTAGACATCATCGTGAGCGGCGGCAACTACGGCTGGCGCATCATGGAGGCCTCCGACTGCTTCAAACCCTCCGCCAACTGCGACACAACGGGCCTGATTCTGCCCGTACACGAGTACACCCACGACGACGGCGTCTCCATCACCGGCGGCTTTGTGTACCGGGGCAAGGCCATACCCGAACTGCAGGGCAAGTATATATATGCCGATTATGCCAGTGGCAAGGTGTGGGCGCTCAGCGTAAACGAGGATGGCAAAAAGACCGCCAATACGCTGCTGCTCACCACCGGCTTCCCCGTCTCCGCCTTCGGCGAAGACAGGAACCAGGAGTTGCTCCTGCTGAACTACGGCGAGGGCAAACTGCTGCGCTTGCACCGAAAAGCGAATTAGATCCAGGCCAAGTCGCGTGCCGGCAACCATGCGGTGCGGAGTCTGGCATCGCGCATTAGAATACAGGCGGCTTCTGTGAGAGCAGGAGCCGCCTGCGCGTTTATGAAACCAGGTTGCTATATATAACCGATTGTTATTTGATGCTTTAGCTCCCATTCAGCCTTCGTGACGTCAGCTTCAGGAAAAGCGTAGTGCTGTTTCGAATTTCTTGATCAGGAACTTTGTCTTGAGCGAATCTCCTAATCCCCGTGCATGCTTATATATGGGGATTCTCTGAAGTTGGCGGCACTGGGAATGGGTTATGCTTCAACATTGAAAGCAAATCGACCTGTGATTTAAAAATTAGTGAAGCCCCGCTTAAAGAAGGTGCAGCGATGCCATGTTCAGCGATGTCCAACGTAAGCATAGAGAAGAACCGCTATGCAGACAAGCATATTCTGGCAATGTATAGGTAAATACTGGCTACGGGCACTTGCCAAACAACACTGGTGCGCCATTTGCTTTCCTTCAGGTTTTAAGCGAAAAAGATGAGGAGATTAGCATTTATATATAGCCTGTTACTGGGCCTCGCCCTGGTGAGCGGGTGCAAGCAGGCCAGCGACCTGAAAGCCTTTACCGAAGCCACATACAGCCTGCAGGAAATGCACCACCTCGAGCTGAACGGCGTGGATGTGATGCAGAAGCGCAGCCCCTACGACTTCACCACCAGCGAGGGCGACAGCCTGCTGGCCTCCATCTCAAACAACACCCTGCAAGCCAGCACCACCCTGCTGTTGCAGGTGCAGATGCCCGAGCCGGAAGCAGACCGGCAGATGACGATCACGGAGATGAAGTGGCAACTGCTGGTAGACGGCGAGGAGACGCTGCAGGGCGTGGTGCAGGACACGATCAATTTGCGCGTGGGGCTGAACGAGCTCCCCATCCAAACGTCCGTGCTGATGTCGGAGCCGGAAGGCATGCGCAACTACGAGGGGCTCTCCAAGCTCATGACGCTCATCTCCCGGAAAAAAGACCTGCGCCAGCGGCTCACCATCCAGATAAAGCCCACGGTGCAGACGCCGCTGGGGGAGGTGGAATTGCCTGAGTACATCACCGTGGCAGAGCCCGCAAACAGTTAGGATAGCAGCCGCATCCCTTTTTCTGGCAACATATTTGCAACTAAGCAACTTGCCGCTAACAACTGGTGTACTACTGGTTGCCGCGCCGTCGTTTGAGCTTTACCGGACATACAAAAACCTCTTCTGAACATGTTGTACCTGAAAAAACTAACCTTCCTGCTTTTGCTGGCCTTCGCACCTTTGCTGGGCCAGGTTGCCACCGCAGCCGCGCCTGCACCCGACGGGCCGGGAGCCACGGCGACGGCGGTGGGGGCCCGCGACATTGTGCAGGAAATCATCAACGTGATCGGACTGAAGCCGCGCTTTGAGCTGCAGCCCGCCGACATCGAAAACGCCGCCGCCGTAGTGTACGGCGGCAAGCGCTACATCCTGTACAACGAACGCTTCCTGGCCGCCATCAACAACGCCGTACACACCGACTGGGGCGGCGTGAGCATTCTGGCGCACGAGATCGGGCATCACCTGAACGGCCACACGCTGAGCCGCAGCGGCAGCAACCCGGAGGATGAGCTGGAGGCGGACGAGTTCTCGGGCTTTGTGCTCCGCAAGATGGGCGCCAGCAAGGCAGAGGCCCAGGCGGCCATCGAGCTGCTCTCGGAGGAGGAGACTTCCCGGACGCACCCCGGCAAGCGTTATCGCCTGGCCGCCATCAGCAGGGGATGGCAAACCGCCAACGAACAGCTGCTGGCCAGCGCAAACGCGCCCCAGCCCGACAACCGCGGCATCGTAACCGAATCGCGCCCCGCCCGGCAGCGCCCGGCCGCCACAGCGCAGCGCGTAGCCCTGGACAGCCGCAGCGTGCTGACGCGGGTAAACTTCAACGAGGCTCCCGAACAGCAGTTTTACCTGACCACCCGCTACAACCTGGTGCGGATGACAGCGAACGGCGTGCAGGTGATCGGCAGGCTGGCGAAAACGAACAACCCGGACTATCCCTTCTATTTCGAGAGCGAGTACCTGGACACGGTGTTTGTGACCGCCGAAGGCTACCTCGTGAACGAACGGGGGCAGGAGGTAGGCTACCTGTCCTGAACATAAAGCCATTATAACTTAAATACCCGGAAGCCATGTCCGTTACAGGATGTGGCTTCTGGCTATATGCCCATCTTTTGATATATTGCCCGCTTATTCTGTCGGGCTCTTGTGTCTGGCTTTTGGGAGATAATAAAATAGCTAGAGTATGTAAGTACTCGGACAGAACTAATTTGTATTATCTATAAGATCACCCTATATAAGGCACCTGAAAGTCAGCAATATATAGCATGATAAGTCTTGTGTCTTGATACTTGTGTCCTTTTACTTAAAACGATATGATCAGAAAGATTGGAAATTATACGCTGGTGCTGGCCCTGCTGCTGCTCAGCTTTGCGTGTAAGAAGACGAGTGATGTAGAGGCTTTCAAGGAGGCCGATTATAAGCTGCAAAGCGTGGACAAGGTGGAACTGAACGGGGTGAATCTCCTGAAAATCAAGACGGCGCAGGACATGTCGTTCAGCGATGTGGCGAAGCTGTTCTCGGCTTTCTCCGATAATAACCTCAGCGCTGTCTCCACCATCGGCCTTGATGTGGCCCTGGGCGAGGGGCAGGAGGAACGCACCATGACGGTGAGCCAGCTGAAGTGGCAGCTTTTGGTAGACGACCAGCAGGCGGTGAGCGGCATAGTGGACGAGCCGGTGGAGTTGAAGAACGGCCTGAACGTTATCACCGTCCGTTCGCCCCTGAAACTGACAGAGGTGAACGGCCGCCCCGACATGAGCACGCTGCTGCAACTGGCCACGCTCCTGAACCAGGACAGCGCCTCAACCAAGCCGGACATCAAGCTGCAGATAAAGCCCACCATTCTCACCTCCGTCGGCCCGCTCGAGATACCCTCCTTCATCACCGTCACAGACAACAAATAGCCGACGGCATAGCTGTCTTTTGAGTGTTATATATAAAGTCGTGCCCCATGAAGAAGATACTCACTTTGTGTTTACTGCTGGCCCTGCCCCTTTTGGGGATGGCCCAGCGCCCCACGCTGGACAGGGAGCAACTGCTGAAAGACGTGGAAGTGCTGTCGGCCGACGCGATGCAGGGGCGGCAGAGCGGGAGCGAGGGCAGTAAAAAAGCGCAGGCCTATCTCCTGAAGCGCTTCCGGCAGGTTGGGCTGAAACCATTTGGGGAAAGTTACAAACAGCATTTCCGCATTGAGTCGAAGCGGCTGACGGTGGAGCAGGCAACGAACCTGGTAGGCTATATACCCGGCAGCTCCGAAAAGGCCATTGTAGTGACGGCGCACTACGACCACGTGGGGCAGCGCGACGGACAGATATATAACGGCGCCGACGACAATGCCTCCGGCGTGAGTGCCCTGCTGGCCGCCGCGGCCTATTTTGCGCAGCACAAGCCAACGCACACGCTCATTTTTGCGGCCCTCGACGGCGAGGAACTGGGGCTGCAGGGGGCAAAAGCCTTCCTCGAAAACCCGCCCGTGCCGCTGCAGCACATCCTGCTGAACGTGAACATGGACATGCTCAGCATCAACGACAAAGGCGAGCTATATGCCAGCGGCGCCCACCACAACCCACAACTAAAGCCCTACCTCGGGCAGGTAAAACCCTTGCCCCACGCCAAACTGGTGCTCGGCCACGACCTTCCGGAGCAGGGCCACGACGACTGGACAGCCCAGTCAGACCATTACCCGTTCCACAGGCGCGGTATCCCCTATATCTACTTCGGGGTGGAGGACCATCCGCACTACCACCAGCCCACCGACGATTACGCCCAGGTGAACAAGACCTTTTACCCCGATGCGGCGGCGCTGGTGCTGGACTTTATCCAGCGCATGGACGCAAACGCAGCGGTATTGGAAATGAAGGAGTAGGGAGAAAAGTATCGTCACACATATAGTCCAGATTATCAGGTATAATAAATAAAGGAATGATTCAGTTGAACGACCCTAAATGGAAAGAACTCAAAGGCGGATATAATACACCTTATGACGCTTCCATTGCATTAAAGAAACTGGAAGAGACGGACTACTCTCATGAAGTTGATAATATATTTAAAGAGCTTTGGGAAGAATTGCACCATCAGGGTGATGTCGGCTTAGCTTCCTATTTCG
This window of the Pontibacter russatus genome carries:
- a CDS encoding Tex family protein produces the protein MEQNLDHLLKIATELSITIKQVEATAALLDEGATVPFLSRYRKEATGSLDEVQIAAIRDRMEQLRELDKRRESILKSIRDQEKLTPELEAQIMAAENMARLEDIYLPYKPKRRTRATIAREKGLEPLAQRLFEQENFDVKTEAANYISEEKEVKDAEEALAGARDIMAEWMNENAEARAAMRQLFEKKGVFKSRVMMGKEEEGQKFKDYFEWEEPIEKAPSHRILAMRRGETEMVLMLSAQPEEEAALAKLEDMFVKGHNAASEQVRMAAKECYKRLLKLSMETEVRLSSKKRADEEAIRVFADNLRQLLLSSPLGQKTVLALDPGFRTGCKLVVLDKQGKLLHNDTIYPHTGQGKALDAAQNVKYLVDRYEVEALAIGNGTASRETEAFVKGLNLPKSVQVVMVNESGASIYSASDVAREEFPDQDVTVRGAVSIGRRLMDPLAELVKIDPKSIGVGQYQHDVDQSALKHSLDDVVMSCVNAVGVEVNTASKQLLTYVSGLGPALAQNIVEYRNQNGPFKTRTELKKVARLGDKAFEQAAGFLRIRDAKNPLDASAVHPESYPIVEQMAKDLGVTVQDLIKIDELRKKINLKNYVTDKVGLPTLQDIVSELSKPGRDPRETYEAFSFTEGVNEVKDLRAGMKLPGIVTNITAFGAFVDIGVHQDGLVHVSHLSDRFVSNPHDVVKVGQKVEVTVMEVDEARKRISLSMKSDPTATRPAGGGGANKKSGAKKEEEPLDDFQAKLAKLKGMFK
- a CDS encoding PQQ-dependent sugar dehydrogenase; the protein is MRLQKLSCLLFIALLLGCSGTADAQYELKDAYPGVEINDPVEAVSVNAGQGRLYVVDQEGKIFWLPEDNAANAKPMLFLDISDRVAAGGEMGLLGLAFHPDFQKNGYFYVNYTTDDPLQTRISRFKAPTDGKGQADPKSETILLTYDQPYRNHNGGKVVFGPDGYLYIAVGDGGSGGDPQNNGQDRTTLLGKILRIDLNTASGNRKYGIPPDNPYASNTKGFREEIYAYGLRNPWRISFDEETGRLWAADVGQNKIEEVDIIVSGGNYGWRIMEASDCFKPSANCDTTGLILPVHEYTHDDGVSITGGFVYRGKAIPELQGKYIYADYASGKVWALSVNEDGKKTANTLLLTTGFPVSAFGEDRNQELLLLNYGEGKLLRLHRKAN
- a CDS encoding M48 family metalloprotease, whose translation is MLYLKKLTFLLLLAFAPLLGQVATAAAPAPDGPGATATAVGARDIVQEIINVIGLKPRFELQPADIENAAAVVYGGKRYILYNERFLAAINNAVHTDWGGVSILAHEIGHHLNGHTLSRSGSNPEDELEADEFSGFVLRKMGASKAEAQAAIELLSEEETSRTHPGKRYRLAAISRGWQTANEQLLASANAPQPDNRGIVTESRPARQRPAATAQRVALDSRSVLTRVNFNEAPEQQFYLTTRYNLVRMTANGVQVIGRLAKTNNPDYPFYFESEYLDTVFVTAEGYLVNERGQEVGYLS
- a CDS encoding M28 family peptidase, whose amino-acid sequence is MKKILTLCLLLALPLLGMAQRPTLDREQLLKDVEVLSADAMQGRQSGSEGSKKAQAYLLKRFRQVGLKPFGESYKQHFRIESKRLTVEQATNLVGYIPGSSEKAIVVTAHYDHVGQRDGQIYNGADDNASGVSALLAAAAYFAQHKPTHTLIFAALDGEELGLQGAKAFLENPPVPLQHILLNVNMDMLSINDKGELYASGAHHNPQLKPYLGQVKPLPHAKLVLGHDLPEQGHDDWTAQSDHYPFHRRGIPYIYFGVEDHPHYHQPTDDYAQVNKTFYPDAAALVLDFIQRMDANAAVLEMKE